A region from the Brassica napus cultivar Da-Ae chromosome C8, Da-Ae, whole genome shotgun sequence genome encodes:
- the LOC106360181 gene encoding uncharacterized protein LOC106360181 codes for MQDIDFICSGKVTGIKMDNGWCYVSCSKCCRKLQRSVSSFTCVPCNDTNAIAVIRYRVEMSIADETGEGLFVGFDGVMAKLHNMRAYEAVHLVVYDLLLCSIFLYCLFIHSIVSLFIQGGDGVNPEETDAPPFVKDIARGKTYRFQVRVGSYNFTANHQTFIISRILSEDDRVPRPEFVDDVSLI; via the exons ATGCAGGATATTGACTTTATCTGTAGCGGAAAAGTGACTGGAATCAAGATGGACAATGGATGGTGCTATGTTTCCTGTTCAAAGTGTTGCAGGAAACTTCAACGATCTGTCTCATCTTTCACGTGTGTGCCTTGCAACGACACCAACGCAATTGCTGTTATCCG GTACCGTGTGGAGATGTCAATTGCTGACGAAACTGGGGAGGGTTTGTTTGTTGGCTTTGATGGAGTTATGGCGAAGCTCCATAACATGAGGGCTTATGAAGCTGTCCATCTCGTGGTATATGATCTTTTACTTTGTTCTATATTTTTGTACTGTCTATTTATTCATAGCATTGTATCATTGTTTATACAGGGTGGTGATGGTGTAAATCCGGAGGAAACTGATGCCCCACCCTTTGTTAAAGACATAGCTAGAGGGAAGACTTACAGGTTCCAGGTGAGGGTGGGTTCGTACAATTTCACAGCGAATCATCAGACCTTCATCATCTCGCGCATTCTCAGTGAGGATGATCGTGTGCCACGCCCGGAATTCGTTGATGATGTAAGCCTTATATAG